A part of Geothrix oryzae genomic DNA contains:
- a CDS encoding SDR family oxidoreductase produces the protein MRNWVLITGCSTGIGRALVPLCRGAGWGVVATARRPESLADLPPGEDLRVLPLDVTEDASVARAAATCADLRLKALVNNAGYGQVGPLELLRPEELRAQFETNVIGLHRVTNAFLPLLRRQPGARILQVASMLGRLSIPLAGPYNASKHAVVALAESLRLEVGREVAVVLVEPGAIRTAFRETLATAWGDLPERARGTRYEAVIGRYLALRKGQAERFAMDAEDCARQLLHALDAAHPPRRVVIGRDAFWVAKLKALLPVAWWEGLLRRQYGLD, from the coding sequence ATGCGGAACTGGGTTCTCATCACAGGGTGTTCGACGGGCATCGGGCGGGCCCTGGTGCCGCTCTGCCGTGGGGCGGGCTGGGGCGTGGTGGCCACGGCCCGGAGGCCGGAGTCGCTGGCGGATCTGCCGCCTGGCGAGGATCTGCGCGTCCTTCCCCTGGATGTCACCGAGGACGCGAGCGTCGCGCGGGCGGCTGCGACCTGCGCCGACCTGCGCCTGAAGGCCCTCGTGAACAACGCCGGCTACGGCCAGGTGGGCCCCCTGGAGCTCCTCCGCCCCGAGGAACTCCGGGCGCAATTCGAGACCAATGTGATCGGCCTCCACCGGGTGACCAACGCCTTCCTGCCGCTGCTGCGACGCCAGCCCGGTGCGCGGATCCTGCAGGTGGCCTCCATGCTGGGGCGCCTGTCCATCCCGCTGGCGGGGCCCTACAACGCCTCCAAGCATGCCGTGGTGGCCCTGGCGGAAAGCCTGCGCCTGGAGGTGGGCCGGGAGGTGGCGGTGGTGCTGGTGGAGCCCGGCGCTATCCGCACGGCCTTCCGGGAGACCCTCGCCACGGCCTGGGGAGATCTGCCCGAGCGGGCCCGGGGCACCCGGTACGAGGCCGTCATCGGCCGCTACCTGGCCCTGCGGAAGGGGCAGGCCGAGCGGTTCGCCATGGACGCGGAAGACTGTGCCCGCCAGCTGCTTCACGCCTTGGACGCGGCCCATCCCCCGCGCCGGGTGGTCATCGGCCGGGACGCCTTCTGGGTGGCCAAGCTGAAGGCCCTCCTGCCAGTCGCCTGGTGGGAGGGCCTGCTACGCCGTCAGTACGGCCTGGATTGA
- a CDS encoding cache domain-containing protein: MSIHPRRLLALPAALMITTALLAQPAERPKAEAMVKEGIAFLKANGKEAFLAEVHKPQGRFHVKQGGTLYLFVYDLKGVVLAHGARANLLGVNRWNVKDPDGVYNIQEIIKTGQKKGGGWADMKVENPATGKVENKTSFCLAEGGLVVGCGIYK, translated from the coding sequence ATGAGCATCCACCCGCGTCGCCTGCTGGCCCTGCCCGCCGCCCTCATGATCACCACCGCCCTACTCGCCCAGCCTGCGGAGCGCCCCAAGGCCGAAGCCATGGTGAAGGAGGGCATCGCCTTCCTGAAGGCCAACGGGAAGGAGGCCTTCCTGGCCGAGGTCCACAAGCCCCAGGGCCGGTTCCATGTAAAGCAGGGCGGGACCCTCTATCTCTTCGTCTATGACCTCAAGGGCGTGGTGCTGGCCCACGGGGCCCGGGCCAACCTCCTCGGCGTCAACCGCTGGAATGTGAAGGACCCGGACGGCGTCTACAACATCCAGGAGATCATCAAGACCGGCCAGAAGAAGGGCGGCGGCTGGGCCGACATGAAGGTCGAGAATCCCGCCACGGGCAAGGTCGAGAACAAGACCTCGTTCTGCCTGGCGGAAGGCGGCCTCGTCGTCGGCTGCGGCATCTACAAGTAG
- a CDS encoding cache domain-containing protein, which produces MTAPPLLAQDQPARALSLVKEAVAFAKSHGKEALLREINHGQGRFHVKSGEELYIFVYDLQGVCQAIGFQSQMVGTNRIGLRDPDGKHFLRDMIAVARAKGSGWVDYKYPHPATGKVRTKVSYVELMEGWIIGCGAYK; this is translated from the coding sequence ATGACCGCGCCACCCCTCCTGGCCCAGGACCAGCCCGCTCGGGCCCTGTCCCTGGTGAAGGAGGCGGTGGCGTTCGCCAAGAGCCATGGAAAAGAGGCCCTGCTGAGGGAGATCAACCACGGCCAGGGCCGGTTCCATGTGAAAAGCGGGGAAGAGCTCTACATCTTCGTCTACGACCTGCAGGGCGTCTGCCAGGCCATCGGCTTCCAGAGCCAGATGGTGGGCACGAACCGGATCGGCCTGCGGGATCCCGACGGAAAGCACTTCCTCCGGGACATGATCGCCGTCGCCCGGGCCAAGGGCAGCGGCTGGGTGGACTACAAATACCCCCACCCCGCGACGGGCAAGGTCAGGACCAAGGTCTCGTATGTGGAGCTGATGGAAGGCTGGATCATCGGCTGCGGCGCCTATAAATAG
- the polA gene encoding DNA polymerase I: MAEDRLYLIDTFAFIFRAYFANPRLKNGAAYTFTRLVLQLLEKHKPTHIACVFDTPEPTFRHEIYPEYKANRDAMPEDLRPQIPMIRQLVEALNIPIVELHGYEADDVMGTLARESAAHGLPAVIVSPDKDLLQLVDDGLRIQVLNTKDGEVWHDREGVKTRMGVWPEQVVDFLSLVGDASDNVKGVPGIGEKGAALLLEKFGNLDGVIAGKAELKPKQREGLDTAAAWLELTRRLVTVVTDLKLSLHPKDLAYPGVDEAKARETFKALGFQTLTKEFTQSAEQAGSARTYRAASTVADLEAAVAACRAAGRFGLDTETTSIDPTRGHLVGLSLAWAPNEGLYVPLAHLKPATADTEGSLPGLLPDSGLPESLLDLRGDAVGFFSELAPHLDPRNVPFAEARRVLAPLLADASVGKCGQNLKYDLQVLTRHGLPVAGLADDSMVLSFLLESGVRHNLDDLSVRLLDVKPIAFEEVVGKGKSQKRFDEAVFEQAVQYAAEDADLALQLCDKLRTRFADDRMKRLYEEVDLPLVEVLAALEGHGVRLDLNVLSQLAVRMHGERERAQARVIELAGEPFNLNSPTQLGAILFGKLGYKPVKFTGKTKAPSTDEDVLQELAKAQGAEIASELLRHRQMVKLLGTYVEALPQMVNPVTKRVHTRLHQAAVASGRLASSDPNLQNIPIRTEEGRAIRGAFVPEPGWVLLDADYSQIELRVVAALAEDPVLLGAFAAGEDIHRRTASEVFGVPMETVTSDQRSASKAVNFGLLYGQGAFALAANIGVSQKEAKAFIERYFERMPKVAAWIEGAKERALAEGLVRTHWGRIRLIPELESPNKQFQAQGLREAVNTIVQGTAADLMRRAMVRLHRSLQVSGLRARLLLQVHDELLMEAPPEEVDRAAALLKDAMEGADDLGALGVKLAAEVRTGDSWLACK, from the coding sequence GTGGCTGAGGATCGCCTTTACCTGATTGATACCTTTGCCTTCATTTTTAGGGCCTACTTCGCCAATCCCCGGCTGAAAAACGGGGCGGCCTACACCTTCACGCGGCTGGTGCTGCAGCTGCTGGAGAAGCACAAGCCCACCCACATCGCCTGCGTGTTCGATACGCCGGAACCCACCTTCCGGCACGAGATCTATCCCGAGTACAAGGCCAACCGCGACGCCATGCCCGAGGACCTGCGACCGCAGATCCCCATGATCCGGCAGCTGGTGGAGGCGCTGAACATCCCCATCGTGGAGCTGCATGGCTACGAGGCGGACGATGTCATGGGCACCCTGGCCCGGGAATCCGCCGCCCACGGCCTTCCCGCGGTCATCGTCAGCCCCGACAAGGACCTGCTGCAGCTGGTGGACGACGGGCTGCGCATCCAGGTGTTGAACACCAAGGACGGCGAAGTCTGGCATGACCGCGAGGGCGTGAAGACCCGCATGGGCGTGTGGCCCGAGCAGGTGGTGGACTTCCTGAGCCTGGTGGGGGACGCCTCCGACAATGTGAAGGGCGTGCCCGGCATCGGCGAAAAGGGCGCAGCGCTGCTGCTGGAGAAGTTCGGCAACCTCGACGGCGTCATCGCCGGCAAGGCTGAGCTCAAGCCCAAGCAGCGCGAAGGCCTGGACACCGCCGCCGCGTGGCTGGAGCTCACCCGGCGCCTGGTCACCGTGGTGACCGACCTCAAGCTGTCCCTGCATCCGAAGGATCTCGCCTATCCCGGCGTGGACGAGGCCAAGGCCCGGGAGACCTTCAAGGCCCTGGGTTTCCAGACCCTCACCAAGGAGTTCACCCAGAGCGCCGAGCAGGCGGGCAGCGCGCGGACCTATCGGGCCGCCTCCACCGTGGCGGACCTCGAGGCGGCCGTGGCGGCCTGCCGCGCGGCCGGTCGCTTCGGCCTCGACACGGAGACCACCAGCATCGATCCCACGCGGGGCCACCTGGTGGGCCTCAGCCTGGCCTGGGCACCCAACGAGGGGCTCTATGTGCCGCTGGCCCACCTGAAGCCCGCCACCGCGGACACGGAAGGCTCTCTGCCGGGCCTGCTACCGGACTCGGGCCTGCCCGAATCGCTGCTGGACCTTCGGGGCGATGCGGTGGGCTTCTTCTCGGAACTGGCGCCCCACCTGGACCCCCGCAATGTGCCCTTCGCGGAGGCCCGGCGCGTCCTCGCGCCGCTGCTGGCGGATGCCTCCGTCGGGAAGTGCGGCCAGAACCTGAAGTACGATTTGCAGGTGCTGACCCGTCATGGCTTGCCCGTGGCGGGCTTGGCGGACGACAGCATGGTGCTGAGCTTCCTGCTGGAGAGCGGCGTCCGCCACAACCTGGATGACCTGTCCGTGCGCCTGCTCGATGTGAAGCCGATCGCCTTCGAGGAGGTGGTGGGGAAGGGGAAGAGCCAGAAGCGCTTTGACGAGGCCGTGTTCGAGCAGGCGGTGCAGTACGCTGCGGAAGATGCCGACCTGGCCCTGCAGCTCTGCGACAAGCTGCGGACGAGGTTCGCCGACGACCGGATGAAGCGCCTCTACGAAGAGGTGGACCTCCCGCTCGTGGAGGTTCTGGCGGCCCTCGAAGGCCATGGCGTCCGCCTGGATTTGAATGTGCTTTCCCAGCTCGCCGTGCGCATGCACGGTGAGCGCGAACGGGCCCAAGCCCGTGTCATCGAACTCGCGGGCGAGCCTTTCAACCTGAACAGCCCCACCCAGCTGGGGGCGATCCTCTTCGGCAAGCTGGGTTACAAGCCCGTGAAGTTCACGGGCAAGACCAAGGCGCCCAGCACCGACGAGGATGTGCTGCAGGAATTGGCCAAGGCGCAGGGTGCGGAGATCGCCAGCGAGCTGTTGCGGCACCGCCAGATGGTGAAGCTGCTGGGCACCTATGTGGAGGCTCTGCCGCAGATGGTGAACCCCGTGACCAAGCGCGTGCACACGCGCCTGCACCAGGCGGCCGTGGCCTCGGGGCGGCTGGCCTCCAGCGATCCCAACCTCCAGAACATCCCCATCCGCACCGAGGAGGGCCGGGCCATCCGCGGGGCTTTCGTGCCCGAACCCGGCTGGGTTCTGCTGGATGCGGACTACAGCCAGATCGAACTGCGGGTGGTGGCGGCCCTGGCCGAGGATCCCGTCCTGCTGGGCGCCTTCGCCGCGGGTGAGGACATCCACCGCCGGACGGCCTCCGAGGTCTTCGGCGTGCCCATGGAGACCGTCACCTCCGATCAGCGCAGCGCCTCCAAGGCGGTCAACTTCGGCCTGCTCTACGGGCAGGGGGCCTTCGCCCTCGCCGCCAACATCGGCGTCAGCCAGAAGGAGGCCAAGGCCTTCATCGAACGCTACTTCGAGCGCATGCCGAAGGTGGCGGCCTGGATTGAGGGCGCCAAGGAGCGGGCCCTGGCCGAAGGCCTCGTCCGCACCCACTGGGGCCGCATCCGTCTGATCCCCGAGTTGGAGAGTCCCAACAAGCAGTTCCAGGCCCAGGGGCTGCGCGAAGCCGTGAACACTATCGTTCAGGGTACGGCCGCCGACCTCATGCGCCGGGCCATGGTGCGCCTGCACCGCAGCCTCCAGGTCTCAGGCCTCCGGGCCAGGCTGCTGCTCCAGGTCCATGACGAACTCTTGATGGAGGCGCCGCCGGAAGAAGTGGACCGGGCCGCCGCTCTCCTGAAGGACGCCATGGAAGGCGCCGACGATCTGGGCGCCCTGGGCGTGAAGCTGGCGGCGGAAGTCCGCACGGGCGACAGCTGGCTGGCCTGCAAGTAG
- a CDS encoding isocitrate/isopropylmalate dehydrogenase family protein, translating to MSQFNIAWLPGDGVGVEVMEAAKICLDALKFDASYTHGDIGWEFWCKEGEAFPQRTIDLLKNSHAAMFGAITSKPVKDAEAELVPELKGKGLIYRSPIVRMRQMFDLYTCLRPCKAYAGNPLNYKEDIDMVIFRENTEDLYAGVEFSPVPDELKETLKKLSKPFAHFAEIPGDQFAITCKVNTQKGCDRIIRAAFEYAKKFGYPKVTVIHKANVVRATEGMFLETGKRIAKEYPGIAMDDANVDAITMWMLKNPKNYGVMVATNLFGDIVSDLAAQMVGGLGFGCSGNIGEKLAVFEPSHGSAPKYAGQYKVNPIATILAAKMMLDWLGETEKGARLEAATAAVIAEGQVRTYDMGGKATTLDMGEAIARKL from the coding sequence ATGAGCCAGTTCAACATCGCCTGGTTGCCCGGTGACGGCGTGGGCGTCGAGGTCATGGAGGCCGCCAAGATCTGCCTGGATGCCCTGAAGTTCGATGCCTCGTACACCCACGGGGACATCGGCTGGGAGTTCTGGTGCAAGGAGGGGGAAGCCTTCCCCCAGCGCACCATCGACCTGCTGAAGAACAGCCATGCCGCCATGTTCGGCGCCATCACCTCGAAGCCCGTGAAGGACGCCGAGGCGGAGCTGGTGCCGGAACTGAAGGGCAAGGGGCTCATCTACCGCAGCCCCATCGTCCGCATGCGGCAGATGTTCGACCTCTACACCTGCCTGAGGCCCTGCAAGGCCTACGCGGGCAACCCTCTGAACTACAAGGAAGACATCGACATGGTGATCTTCCGCGAGAACACCGAGGATCTCTACGCCGGCGTGGAATTCAGCCCCGTTCCCGACGAGCTGAAGGAAACCCTGAAGAAGCTCAGCAAGCCCTTCGCCCACTTCGCGGAGATTCCCGGCGACCAGTTCGCCATCACCTGCAAAGTGAACACCCAGAAGGGCTGCGACCGCATCATCCGCGCCGCCTTCGAGTACGCCAAGAAGTTCGGCTACCCCAAGGTCACGGTCATCCACAAGGCCAATGTGGTGCGGGCCACCGAAGGCATGTTCCTGGAGACCGGCAAGCGCATCGCCAAGGAATACCCGGGCATCGCGATGGATGACGCCAATGTCGATGCCATCACCATGTGGATGCTCAAGAACCCCAAGAACTACGGCGTGATGGTGGCCACCAACCTCTTCGGCGACATCGTCAGCGACCTCGCCGCCCAGATGGTGGGCGGGCTCGGCTTCGGCTGCTCGGGGAACATCGGCGAGAAGCTGGCGGTGTTCGAACCGAGCCATGGCAGCGCGCCGAAGTACGCGGGCCAGTACAAGGTGAACCCCATCGCCACCATCCTGGCCGCCAAGATGATGCTGGATTGGCTGGGGGAGACCGAGAAGGGCGCCCGGCTCGAAGCCGCCACCGCCGCCGTCATCGCCGAAGGCCAGGTCCGCACCTACGACATGGGCGGCAAGGCCACGACCCTCGACATGGGCGAGGCGATTGCCAGGAAGCTCTGA
- a CDS encoding hydroxymethylglutaryl-CoA lyase, producing the protein MDRILIHEVGPRDGLQAESVVVPTETKLDWIRRMADSGVDIVQVGSFVRGDKMPQMADTDELFRLLGRESHRALLSGLVLNEKGLERALEVGVPLICMGVSASETHSRKNTGMGTEDATRRIIATALEARKAGRKVQVSVQSAFGCGFEGPIDEARVLGIVAAYLDAGLTSISLADTAGHAHPAQVRRYVQKVLGLDPAAEITAHIHNTYGLGMASVYAAMEAGARAIETSFGGLGGCPFTKVAAGNVATEDLVHGLQRTGQRMDIDLAALIGVTKDVAAHFGRELPGCVYRTGPLAAKVTA; encoded by the coding sequence ATGGATCGCATCCTCATCCACGAAGTTGGCCCCCGCGACGGTCTCCAGGCCGAAAGCGTGGTTGTACCAACGGAAACGAAACTCGACTGGATCCGCCGCATGGCGGATTCGGGCGTGGACATCGTCCAGGTGGGCTCCTTCGTGCGGGGCGACAAGATGCCCCAGATGGCCGACACGGATGAGCTGTTCCGCCTCCTCGGCCGGGAATCCCATCGGGCCCTGCTGTCGGGTCTGGTGCTCAACGAGAAGGGGTTGGAGCGGGCCCTGGAGGTGGGCGTTCCGCTCATCTGCATGGGCGTGTCCGCCTCCGAGACCCACAGCCGCAAGAACACCGGCATGGGCACGGAGGACGCCACGCGCCGCATCATCGCCACGGCCCTGGAAGCCCGGAAGGCCGGGCGGAAGGTGCAGGTGAGCGTGCAGAGCGCCTTCGGCTGCGGCTTTGAAGGCCCCATCGACGAGGCCCGGGTCCTGGGCATCGTGGCCGCCTACCTGGACGCCGGGCTGACCTCCATCAGCCTGGCGGACACGGCGGGCCATGCCCACCCGGCCCAGGTGCGGCGCTATGTCCAGAAGGTCCTGGGCCTGGACCCCGCCGCCGAAATCACGGCGCACATCCACAACACCTACGGCCTGGGCATGGCCAGCGTCTACGCCGCCATGGAAGCCGGGGCCCGGGCCATCGAGACCAGCTTCGGCGGGCTCGGTGGCTGCCCCTTCACCAAGGTGGCGGCCGGTAATGTGGCCACGGAAGATCTCGTCCATGGCCTCCAGCGCACGGGGCAGCGCATGGACATCGACCTCGCGGCCCTCATCGGGGTGACGAAGGATGTCGCCGCCCACTTCGGTCGGGAACTCCCCGGCTGCGTCTACCGAACCGGGCCTCTCGCT